Proteins co-encoded in one Brassica oleracea var. oleracea cultivar TO1000 chromosome C4, BOL, whole genome shotgun sequence genomic window:
- the LOC106338182 gene encoding F-box/kelch-repeat protein At4g38940-like: protein MTSQIKRRNESQAPSLIMSLPEDVIFDILARVPRFEYSTLYLVSKQFGSLVASPENLRYTLHILLGKANGKRRLVLIRSVPAMNPEARFLAVGSSIYVFGGGRKDKTRDSVLRIDCRFHTVEHLPRMPVRMAHIIADVIDGRIYVIGKDYEDWKRMKKKVMVLFNIEAQMWEPAMIITDIDLQEDWCNCVVMADKMYTQDYRKSFVYKPKEGKWETEEMLSTKVWGVMRVSSMMCWGVVKGLEELLPESSSSDWISTASYGGKLDLCFSKGI, encoded by the exons ATGACTTCCCAAATTAAGAGAAGGAATGAGTCGCAAGCACCATCTCTGATTATGTCACTTCCAGAGGACGTCATCTTTGACATCTTAGCTCGTGTTCCAAGGTTCGAGTATTCAACACTCTACCTCGTTTCCAAGCAGTTCGGGTCACTTGTTGCTTCACCTGAGAATCTGAGATATAC TTTGCATATTCTCCTCGGGAAAGCCAACGGCAAACGTCGCTTGGTCCTTATCCGTTCGGTTCCCGCTATGAATCCTGAAGCAAGATTTCTCGCAGTAGGCTCGAGCATTTACGTGTTTGGTGGTGGGAGAAAAGATAAGACAAGAGATAGCGTGTTAAGAATTGACTGTAGATTTCACACTGTGGAACACCTCCCCAGAATGCCTGTGCGCATGGCTCATATAATTGCTGACGTCATCGATGGGAGAATCTACGTAATAGGAAAGGACTACGAGGACTGGAAGCGGATGAAGAAGAAGGTGATGGTGCTGTTCAATATAGAAGCACAAATGTGGGAGCCTGCGATGATAATAACAGACATAGATCTACAAGAAGACTGGTGTAATTGTGTCGTGATGGCTGATAAGATGTACACGCAGGATTATCGTAAAAGCTTTGTTTACAAGCCAAAGGAGGGTAAATGGGAAACGGAAGAGATGCTGAGTACTAAGGTGTGGGGAGTAATGCGTGTGTCATCGATGAT GTGCTGGGGTGTCGTTAAAGGTTTGGAAGAATTGTTGCCTGAGAGTAGTAGTTCAGATTGGATAAGCACTGCGAGCTACGGTGGGAAACTGGATTTGTGTTTTTCTAAAGGAATATGA
- the LOC106340100 gene encoding probable N-acetyltransferase HLS1 yields the protein MVGQWWKEGDEKVVIRCYNDQRDRIEMECVEKSCEIGNDQTFLFTDTLGDPICRIRNTPRFTMLVAEVRNKLVGSIQGSVKPVKLQDKSVNVGYVLALRVMPPYRRHGIGSMLVRKLEEWFMSHNADYAYMATQKDNEASLGLFVGKLGYVIFRNPAILVNPVNPRGLKLPSDIGIRKLKVKEAASWYRKHVVSNTDFFPDDIVKILRNKLSIGTWVAYYKNNDKIISWAILSVWNSSKVFKLRIGKAPLSFVILTKVCNFVGRFLPFLGLTALPDLFTPFGFYFLYGVHAEGPLRGKLVRTLCEHVSNMAVLDDGGECKVVVVEVDGESNGSDYSLRRCVPHWKMLSCDDDTWCIKPLKREENTTSLSDFTNMFLNSKSRCLFVDPRDV from the exons ATGGTGGGGCAATGGTGGAAAGAAGGTGATGAAAAGGTGGTGATCAGATGCTACAATGATCAAAGGGACAGAATTGAAATGGAATGCGTGGAGAAAAGTTGTGAGATTGGTAACGACCAAACTTTTCTCTTCACCGACACATTAGGCGATCCTATCTGCAGAATCCGGAACACTCCTCGCTTCACTATGCTG GTGGCAGAGGTTAGGAACAAGCTGGTTGGTTCCATACAAGGGTCAGTAAAGCCAGTTAAGTTGCAAGATAAGTCAGTGAATGTTGGTTACGTTCTTGCTCTCAGAGTCATGCCGCCGTATCGACGCCATGGCATCGGTTCGATGCTCGTGAGAAAGCTTGAGGAATGGTTCATGTCTCACAATGCTGACTATGCTTACATGGCCACCCAAAAGGACAATGAGGCCTCTCTCGGTCTCTTCGTCGGAAAACTTGGCTATGTAATCTTCAGAAACCCGGCAATTCTGGTCAATCCAGTAAACCCCAGAGGTTTGAAACTACCTTCTGATATTGGAATAAGGAAGCTAAAG GTGAAAGAAGCTGCGTCATGGTACCGGAAACACGTAGTATCAAATACAGATTTTTTCCCGGACGACATAGTCAAAATCTTGCGGAACAAGTTAAGTATAGGGACATGGGTAGCTTATTACAAGAACAACGACAAGATCATAAGTTGGGCTATTCTTAGTGTATGGAACAGTAGCAAAGTATTCAAACTTAGGATTGGCAAAGCTCCTTTGAGCTTTGTGATTCTCACCAAAGTTTGCAACTTCGTCGGTAGATTCTTGCCGTTTTTAGGCTTAACGGCGTTGCCAGATCTGTTTACTCCGTTTGGGTTCTATTTCCTTTACGGTGTGCACGCGGAAGGTCCGTTACGTGGGAAACTCGTTAGGACATTGTGTGAGCACGTTAGTAACATGGCTGTTTTAGATGACGGTGGGGAGTGTAAGGTCGTGGTGGTAGAGGTCGACGGAGAAAGCAACGGCAGTGATTATTCTCTGAGGAGATGTGTTCCTCATTGGAAAATGCTTTCGTGTGATGATGACACATGGTGCATCAAACCGTTGAAACGTGAAGAGAATACGACTAGTTTGAGTGACTTTACCAATATGTTCCTGAATTCAAAGTCGCGCTGTCTCTTTGTGGATCCAAGAGATGTGTAG